From a single Streptomyces sp. NBC_00377 genomic region:
- a CDS encoding DUF2637 domain-containing protein yields MRAQLARIDAVLVQALIAAALSFAHIHDVAVAAGQDGWKAWAYPVSVDLLLVAAWRRLRSGSAKGAAWCWFVIALAASLGANVATAGLLDLGDVPAWLRILVAGWPAVAFLGGTLLAHSAPTAVDDAEVIEDQEDEPETEPEPPTPAPPAIEAPPERPAVPVPAALIDHARKVAAEHHTRTGTPMDVTTLRARLGVPAPMAEAIAAHL; encoded by the coding sequence ATGCGCGCCCAACTGGCCCGTATCGACGCGGTGCTCGTCCAGGCGCTCATCGCCGCCGCGCTGTCTTTCGCGCACATTCACGACGTCGCCGTGGCGGCCGGACAGGACGGCTGGAAGGCCTGGGCCTATCCCGTCTCCGTCGACCTGCTGCTCGTCGCCGCCTGGCGTCGACTGCGCTCCGGCTCGGCCAAGGGTGCGGCCTGGTGCTGGTTCGTCATCGCGCTCGCCGCATCCCTCGGCGCGAACGTCGCCACGGCCGGCCTGCTCGACCTCGGCGACGTCCCGGCCTGGCTGCGCATCCTCGTCGCGGGCTGGCCCGCCGTCGCCTTCCTCGGCGGAACCCTCCTCGCCCACTCCGCGCCCACGGCGGTTGACGACGCCGAGGTCATCGAGGACCAGGAGGACGAGCCCGAAACCGAACCCGAGCCGCCCACCCCGGCACCACCCGCCATCGAGGCCCCGCCGGAGCGCCCCGCCGTCCCGGTCCCAGCAGCCCTCATCGACCACGCCCGCAAGGTCGCCGCCGAACACCACACCCGAACCGGCACCCCCATGGACGTCACGACCCTGCGCGCCCGCCTCGGCGTCCCGGCGCCCATGGCCGAAGCCATCGCCGCCCACCTCTAA
- a CDS encoding MFS transporter produces the protein MSETAQKAPGSTGAPDANRWKALAFIALAQLMVVLDATIVNIAMPSAQQDLGISDGNRQWIVTAYALAFGGLLLFGGRIADLWGRKRAFVVGLGGFAAASALGGAAANEAMMFGARALQGAFGALLAPAALSLLAVMFTDAKERAKAFGIYGAIAGGGGAVGLILGGFLTEYLDWRWTFFVNIPFAIIAAAGAYFVIREPEGGRNRSPLDIPGVILSTLGLVALVYGFTRAESEGWSDSMTVGMFVAAAVLLAAFVIVESKVKAPLLPLRVITERNRGGVYLSLGLAIIAMFGLFLFLTYYLQIVKGYTPVKTGFAFLPMIAGMITGSTQIGTRLMTRVPPRLLMGPGFLVAALGMLLLTQLEIDTSYAAVLLPGMLLLGLGMGTAFMPAMSMATMGVEPRDAGVASAMVNTSQQVGGAIGTALLNTIAASATTSYIKDHVAGAASKPQQQLVQLEGMVHGYTSAIWFAVGILVAAAAIAMTLINAGKPDMGAVAGSGSKDAEDAVPVMVH, from the coding sequence ATGTCTGAAACAGCCCAGAAGGCTCCCGGCAGTACGGGCGCCCCGGACGCCAACCGCTGGAAAGCGCTGGCCTTCATCGCCCTCGCCCAGCTGATGGTCGTCCTCGACGCCACCATCGTGAACATCGCCATGCCCTCCGCCCAGCAGGACCTGGGTATCTCCGACGGCAACCGGCAGTGGATCGTCACCGCCTATGCACTCGCCTTCGGCGGTCTGCTTCTGTTCGGCGGCCGTATAGCCGACCTGTGGGGCCGCAAGCGCGCCTTCGTCGTCGGCCTCGGCGGCTTCGCCGCGGCCTCGGCGCTCGGCGGCGCGGCCGCCAACGAGGCCATGATGTTCGGCGCCCGTGCCCTCCAGGGCGCGTTCGGCGCCCTGCTCGCGCCCGCCGCGCTCTCCCTGCTCGCCGTGATGTTCACGGACGCCAAGGAGCGCGCCAAGGCCTTCGGCATCTACGGTGCGATCGCCGGCGGCGGTGGCGCCGTCGGCCTCATCCTCGGCGGTTTCCTCACCGAGTACCTGGACTGGCGCTGGACGTTCTTCGTGAACATCCCGTTCGCGATCATCGCCGCGGCCGGCGCCTACTTTGTCATCCGTGAGCCCGAGGGCGGCCGTAACCGCTCGCCCCTCGACATCCCGGGCGTCATCCTCTCCACCCTGGGTCTGGTCGCCCTGGTCTACGGCTTCACCCGCGCCGAGTCCGAGGGCTGGAGCGACTCCATGACCGTCGGCATGTTCGTCGCGGCCGCCGTCCTGCTGGCCGCCTTCGTGATCGTCGAGTCGAAGGTCAAGGCGCCGCTGCTGCCGCTGCGCGTGATCACCGAGCGCAACCGCGGCGGTGTCTACCTCTCCCTCGGCCTCGCGATCATCGCGATGTTCGGTCTGTTCCTCTTCCTGACCTACTACCTTCAGATCGTGAAGGGTTACACGCCGGTCAAGACCGGTTTCGCCTTCCTCCCGATGATCGCGGGCATGATCACCGGCTCGACCCAGATCGGTACGCGCCTGATGACCCGGGTGCCCCCGCGCCTGCTCATGGGCCCCGGCTTCCTGGTCGCCGCGCTCGGCATGCTGTTGCTGACCCAGCTGGAGATCGACACCTCGTACGCGGCCGTGTTGCTGCCGGGGATGCTGCTGCTCGGCCTCGGTATGGGTACGGCGTTCATGCCGGCCATGTCCATGGCCACGATGGGCGTCGAGCCGCGTGACGCCGGTGTCGCCTCCGCGATGGTCAACACCTCGCAGCAGGTGGGCGGCGCGATCGGCACCGCCCTGCTGAACACCATCGCCGCCTCCGCGACGACGTCGTACATCAAGGACCACGTCGCCGGCGCCGCCTCCAAGCCGCAGCAGCAGCTGGTGCAGCTCGAGGGCATGGTGCACGGCTACACCAGCGCCATCTGGTTCGCCGTGGGCATCCTGGTCGCCGCCGCCGCGATCGCCATGACCCTCATCAACGCCGGCAAGCCGGACATGGGCGCGGTCGCGGGCTCGGGGTCGAAGGACGCCGAGGACGCGGTGCCGGTGATGGTCCACTGA
- a CDS encoding MarR family winged helix-turn-helix transcriptional regulator translates to MTKATASADEPQWLTAEEQCIWRSYVHATTLLEDHMDRQLQREAGMPHVYYGLLVKLADSSNRRLRMTELAKYAKITRSRLSHAIARLEKNGWVRREECDSDKRGQFAVLTDQGLEVLKRAAPGHVAVVRHAVFDRLSPEQQKSLGEIMQIVAEGLQPNEAGADLPWLR, encoded by the coding sequence ATGACGAAGGCAACCGCATCCGCTGACGAGCCCCAGTGGCTCACCGCCGAGGAGCAGTGCATCTGGCGCTCCTACGTGCACGCAACGACCCTTCTCGAGGATCACATGGACCGCCAGCTCCAGCGTGAAGCGGGCATGCCGCACGTCTACTACGGTCTCCTCGTCAAACTCGCCGACTCCAGCAACCGGCGCCTGCGCATGACCGAACTCGCCAAGTACGCCAAGATCACCCGTTCACGTCTGTCCCATGCCATCGCCCGGCTGGAGAAGAACGGCTGGGTGCGCCGCGAGGAGTGCGACTCCGACAAGCGCGGCCAGTTCGCCGTACTGACGGACCAGGGCCTGGAGGTGCTGAAGCGCGCCGCGCCGGGCCATGTCGCCGTCGTACGCCACGCGGTGTTCGACCGGCTCAGCCCCGAACAGCAGAAGTCCCTCGGCGAGATCATGCAGATCGTCGCCGAGGGACTTCAGCCCAACGAAGCGGGTGCGGACCTGCCCTGGCTCCGCTAG
- a CDS encoding dioxygenase family protein encodes MSAVSQERVLSRERMPALYLSHGAPPLADDPIWPGELAAWSADLPRPKAILIVSAHWEEAPLALGAVDPVPLVYDFWGFPEHYYRVKYDAPGAPELAESVRKLLRAPGIPVQDIPDRGLDHGAYVPLVEMFPTADIPVLQISMPTLDPVKLMEIGRKLAPLRDEGVLIVGSGFFTHNLAALRHTGGGVPTWSSEFDDWGRRALEARDWDGLLDFLHKAPAGRYAHPRTEHFAPLFVTMGAAEMSGELDAQKSVIDGFWMGMAKRSVQFG; translated from the coding sequence ATGTCAGCCGTATCCCAGGAGCGTGTCCTGTCCCGGGAGCGCATGCCCGCGCTCTATCTCAGCCACGGCGCCCCGCCCCTCGCGGACGACCCGATCTGGCCCGGCGAACTCGCCGCCTGGTCCGCCGACCTGCCCCGCCCCAAGGCGATCCTGATCGTCTCCGCCCACTGGGAGGAGGCCCCGCTCGCGCTCGGAGCCGTCGACCCGGTGCCCCTCGTCTACGACTTCTGGGGCTTCCCCGAGCACTACTACCGGGTGAAGTACGACGCCCCCGGCGCACCGGAGCTCGCCGAGAGCGTGCGCAAGCTGCTGCGCGCCCCCGGCATCCCCGTGCAGGACATCCCGGACCGCGGCCTCGACCACGGCGCCTACGTGCCGCTCGTCGAGATGTTCCCCACGGCCGACATCCCGGTCCTCCAGATCTCCATGCCGACCCTCGACCCGGTGAAGCTGATGGAGATCGGCCGCAAGCTCGCGCCGCTGCGCGACGAAGGTGTCCTGATCGTCGGCTCCGGCTTCTTCACCCACAACCTGGCCGCGCTGCGCCACACCGGCGGGGGAGTGCCGACCTGGTCCTCCGAGTTCGACGACTGGGGCAGGCGCGCGCTGGAGGCCCGCGACTGGGACGGCCTGCTGGACTTCCTCCACAAGGCCCCGGCCGGACGGTACGCCCACCCCCGCACCGAGCACTTCGCCCCGCTGTTCGTGACCATGGGCGCGGCGGAGATGTCGGGCGAGCTGGACGCACAGAAGTCCGTGATCGACGGGTTCTGGATGGGCATGGCCAAGCGGTCCGTGCAGTTCGGCTGA
- a CDS encoding SpdD protein, with amino-acid sequence MFLPKYPDNPTPPPAHTHTPTDPAPVPVRRSLPSVSIDQKTVAAVLVGGVVLTALLAAVAVTAISVAVAAVVLRSLLRDHHRR; translated from the coding sequence GTGTTCCTGCCCAAGTACCCGGACAACCCCACCCCGCCGCCCGCGCACACCCACACCCCAACCGACCCGGCCCCCGTCCCGGTCCGGCGCTCTCTCCCGTCGGTCTCCATCGATCAGAAGACCGTCGCGGCCGTCCTCGTCGGCGGAGTCGTCCTCACCGCGCTTCTGGCCGCGGTCGCCGTCACGGCCATCTCGGTCGCTGTCGCCGCCGTGGTCCTGCGCTCCCTGCTCCGCGACCACCACCGCCGCTGA
- a CDS encoding replication initiator yields MPPPLPELSNLAAGGTLPGILRQLSGLGGCTHPIRLDGHRTEYDVDTATGEIGRILHHLDSGDLPAGQLLVRCNNRRTTRCPACSEVYRRDTFQLITAGLRGGKGTPEHVATHPRVFATFTAPGFGPVHNRRTDGRPCRCGTQHDQEDEQLGTPLNPDTYDYEAAVLWNAHAGPLWRRFSIYLRREVAKRAGLSQRELRDYARVSFAKVAEYQKRGAVHFHAVIRIDGPTGGDTPPPAWATAELLTDAIGAAASKVRVDGPTIDGRTHEFVFGRQLDVRTIRSADFNDGQELTERAVAAYIAKYATKGAETATGALDRPLKFVAELAQLDISEHARRLIRTAWALGARKDLEHLRLRAWAHMLGFRGHFSTKSRRYSTTLGALRDARAEWRRAQAATPDTGPETTYVLAHWVFAGTGLSDAEAWLAASLEPAPGTEGEPTRG; encoded by the coding sequence ATCCCGCCCCCTCTCCCGGAACTCAGCAACCTCGCCGCAGGCGGCACCCTGCCCGGTATCCTCCGCCAGCTCTCCGGCCTCGGCGGCTGCACCCACCCCATTCGCCTCGACGGCCACCGCACCGAATACGACGTGGACACCGCCACCGGCGAGATCGGCCGTATCCTCCACCACCTCGACTCGGGCGACCTCCCGGCCGGCCAACTCCTCGTCCGCTGCAACAACCGCCGCACGACCCGCTGCCCGGCCTGCTCCGAGGTCTACCGCCGCGACACCTTCCAACTGATCACCGCAGGCCTGCGCGGCGGCAAGGGCACCCCGGAACACGTCGCCACGCACCCCCGCGTCTTCGCCACCTTCACCGCCCCCGGCTTCGGCCCGGTCCACAACCGCCGCACCGACGGACGCCCCTGCCGCTGCGGCACCCAGCACGACCAGGAGGACGAGCAACTCGGCACCCCGCTCAACCCGGACACCTACGACTACGAAGCCGCCGTCCTCTGGAACGCGCACGCCGGTCCCCTCTGGCGCCGCTTCTCGATCTACCTGCGCCGAGAGGTCGCCAAGCGTGCGGGCCTGTCACAGCGGGAGCTACGCGACTACGCCCGCGTTTCCTTCGCCAAGGTCGCCGAATACCAGAAGCGCGGCGCGGTCCACTTCCACGCGGTCATACGCATCGACGGCCCGACCGGCGGGGACACCCCACCCCCGGCCTGGGCAACCGCCGAGTTGCTGACCGACGCCATCGGCGCTGCCGCGTCCAAGGTCCGTGTCGACGGCCCGACCATCGACGGCCGCACCCACGAGTTCGTCTTCGGCCGCCAACTCGACGTCCGCACCATCCGATCCGCCGACTTCAACGACGGCCAGGAGCTCACCGAACGCGCTGTCGCCGCCTACATCGCCAAGTACGCAACCAAGGGCGCGGAGACGGCAACGGGAGCTCTCGACCGGCCGCTGAAGTTCGTCGCCGAACTCGCCCAGCTCGACATCAGCGAGCACGCGCGCCGCCTCATCCGAACAGCCTGGGCTCTGGGGGCCCGTAAGGACCTTGAACACCTTCGCCTGCGGGCCTGGGCTCACATGCTCGGCTTCCGCGGCCACTTCTCCACCAAGTCCCGCCGCTACTCCACCACCCTCGGCGCACTCCGCGACGCTCGCGCCGAATGGCGACGAGCCCAAGCCGCCACCCCCGACACCGGGCCCGAGACGACGTACGTCCTCGCGCACTGGGTCTTCGCTGGCACCGGCCTCTCCGACGCCGAAGCCTGGCTCGCCGCATCTCTCGAACCCGCCCCCGGAACGGAAGGAGAACCCACTCGTGGCTGA
- a CDS encoding TetR/AcrR family transcriptional regulator, which yields MQTATADPAVRKVSRPRADALRNRERIVVAAREMFVEFGADVPLDEIARRAGVGNATLYRNFPDRDALVHEVVFSVLDRSVQHGQVALAETGDAFGALERFVHAAADERISALCPMISSSFDEHHPDLEAARERVEGIIAEIMDRAKASGQLRPDVGVGDVMIAVAQLSRPPAGTACPNADRFVHRHLQLFLDGMRAPARSVLPGSAVTMEDLRQA from the coding sequence GTGCAGACCGCGACCGCAGACCCCGCCGTGCGCAAGGTGTCCCGGCCTCGCGCCGACGCCCTGCGCAACCGGGAGCGGATCGTCGTCGCCGCCCGCGAGATGTTCGTCGAATTCGGCGCCGATGTGCCGCTCGACGAGATCGCCCGCCGGGCCGGCGTCGGCAACGCCACGCTGTACCGCAACTTCCCCGACCGTGACGCGCTGGTTCACGAGGTCGTCTTCTCCGTGCTGGATCGTTCGGTCCAGCACGGGCAGGTCGCCCTCGCGGAGACCGGCGACGCGTTCGGGGCGCTGGAGAGGTTCGTGCACGCTGCCGCCGACGAGCGGATCAGCGCGCTCTGCCCGATGATCTCCAGCTCCTTCGACGAGCACCACCCCGACCTCGAAGCCGCGCGTGAGCGGGTCGAGGGGATCATCGCGGAGATCATGGACCGCGCGAAGGCGTCCGGGCAGCTCAGGCCCGACGTCGGCGTGGGCGACGTGATGATCGCGGTGGCCCAGCTCAGCCGGCCCCCGGCCGGTACGGCCTGCCCGAACGCGGACCGCTTCGTCCACCGCCACCTTCAGCTGTTCCTGGACGGAATGCGGGCCCCGGCCCGCTCTGTCCTGCCGGGCTCGGCTGTGACCATGGAGGATCTGCGCCAGGCCTGA
- a CDS encoding M6 family metalloprotease domain-containing protein gives MQPLPLRTAPARAGEPLRRRIRPRRVAAFVSVTAVTLAVSTSAGTGHLTPVPGATTAGAGPVSLARSSTLAPCMISGRATIQMSEGLPTPGGYSRSTGRVRALTLMVDFSDAPGRGSALNRYREFLPQTEAWFRTASYGRLDYRAETPVRHWLRMPKPFREYGIQRGAPFDPGYRELVQDIVAAADPTVDFRAYDLLNVLVTPNAGPSALDTVLSVTFAGNTEAPVADGVTVANASFVYSRQDDGSGSYDRTGYRVLPHENGHVFGLPDLYTQEGGGAVGHWDIMSEDWGANNDLLGWHKWKLGWLDASQIACAAASGTTEYPLTPLSRPGGPKLVFVPLSDRTGYAVELRARGGNDESVCRPGVLIYKVDADVDTGMGPITVYDSHTDSGGCTRSPNVHAELSDAPFAPGETFKDPKRGIRISVVAADLHGKYRVRVSHG, from the coding sequence ATGCAGCCGCTGCCCCTGCGCACCGCCCCGGCCCGCGCAGGCGAGCCACTCCGCCGCCGGATACGCCCACGCCGTGTCGCCGCCTTCGTCTCCGTCACCGCCGTGACGCTGGCCGTCAGCACGTCGGCAGGCACCGGACACCTCACTCCGGTCCCCGGCGCGACGACGGCCGGAGCGGGCCCCGTCTCCCTGGCCCGTTCCTCGACTCTGGCACCCTGCATGATCAGCGGCCGCGCCACGATCCAGATGTCCGAGGGTCTGCCCACACCGGGCGGCTACTCCCGCTCCACCGGCCGCGTCCGCGCGCTCACCCTGATGGTCGACTTCTCGGACGCACCCGGCCGGGGCAGCGCGCTGAACCGCTACCGCGAGTTCCTCCCGCAGACCGAGGCATGGTTCCGTACGGCGTCGTACGGCCGTCTCGACTACCGCGCCGAGACCCCCGTCCGGCACTGGCTGCGCATGCCCAAACCGTTCCGCGAATACGGCATACAGCGCGGCGCGCCCTTCGATCCCGGTTACCGCGAACTGGTCCAGGACATCGTGGCCGCCGCCGACCCGACCGTGGACTTCCGCGCGTACGACCTGCTGAACGTGCTGGTCACCCCCAACGCGGGCCCCTCGGCCCTGGACACGGTGCTGTCGGTGACGTTCGCCGGCAACACGGAGGCGCCGGTCGCCGACGGGGTGACCGTGGCCAACGCGTCCTTCGTCTACTCCCGCCAGGACGACGGCTCGGGCTCCTACGACCGCACCGGATACCGTGTGCTCCCCCACGAGAACGGCCATGTCTTCGGCCTGCCCGACCTCTACACGCAGGAGGGCGGCGGCGCGGTCGGCCACTGGGACATCATGAGCGAGGACTGGGGCGCCAACAACGATCTGCTGGGCTGGCACAAGTGGAAACTGGGCTGGCTGGACGCCTCCCAGATCGCCTGTGCGGCTGCGTCCGGCACCACGGAGTACCCCCTGACCCCCCTCTCCCGCCCGGGTGGCCCGAAGCTGGTCTTCGTCCCGCTCAGCGACCGCACCGGTTACGCCGTCGAACTGCGCGCCCGAGGCGGCAACGACGAGTCGGTGTGCCGCCCGGGCGTCCTCATCTACAAGGTCGACGCCGACGTCGACACCGGCATGGGCCCCATCACGGTCTACGACTCCCACACCGACAGCGGCGGCTGCACCCGCAGCCCCAACGTCCACGCGGAACTCTCCGACGCCCCCTTCGCCCCGGGCGAGACGTTCAAGGATCCCAAGAGGGGCATCCGTATCTCGGTGGTGGCAGCGGACCTGCACGGGAAGTACCGGGTCAGGGTGAGCCACGGGTAG
- a CDS encoding excisionase family DNA-binding protein: MADRYLTVAQVAELLGTSERFPRRLIAERRIAFVKVGRHVRIPERELSAFIDANTVQPIGHRRGSLRRVA; encoded by the coding sequence GTGGCTGACCGCTACCTCACCGTGGCGCAGGTGGCCGAACTTCTCGGCACCTCGGAGCGCTTCCCGCGCCGTCTGATCGCCGAACGACGCATCGCATTCGTCAAGGTTGGCCGCCACGTACGTATCCCCGAACGGGAGCTGAGCGCATTCATCGACGCCAACACAGTGCAGCCGATCGGCCACCGGCGAGGCTCGCTGCGGAGGGTTGCCTGA
- a CDS encoding IclR family transcriptional regulator domain-containing protein, giving the protein MSAKTTASAPVRGSNPGSAGIPDSAPDSAPNPVPANGPVPETGPGPVPAEAVTPLIRGVAVLRQLTGAGGTMSLSGLERATGLARSTVDRITATLARMGYVRLDGRDAVLTPRVMALGNAYLGALRLPALLSARADRLADELDESVSLAVADGDGIRFIHQATRRRAMSLSFRIGDLLPAERTAPGPLFATEWTDDVWQSWRARRARDPRNSDFPTVPPLPSRQNTRSTRSTRNTRSDDEDFADRAARAAADNCALDDQLIEPGLVAISVPVRDPRTGRIACVANVVSHTSRHTSADLRDTLLPRLRTAVTAMEEDLRRAPRPAPGPPPAGLATWTGASKQELGREFIESLARGLTVLAAFDEGRAELTLTEVAKATGLARATARRALITYEHLGLVAPASDRGFALTPQVLSLGFPPLSRTSLPRIAAPHMTTLASEIRETTSLAVLTERRDEVQYTARATANHVMSVDIGVGTRLPAHSTSMGKLLLAAPTPAHMLVDEELEQGVRAIAVPIRDREGRVIAALNAATHVARRTAEECVHDILPALLSTATHIETDLHTAARFTHVPLT; this is encoded by the coding sequence ATGTCCGCGAAGACGACCGCATCCGCCCCGGTCCGGGGTTCGAACCCGGGTTCCGCAGGGATTCCGGACTCGGCACCTGATTCGGCGCCGAACCCGGTCCCGGCGAACGGGCCGGTTCCGGAAACAGGGCCGGGGCCGGTTCCGGCGGAGGCGGTCACGCCGTTGATCCGCGGGGTCGCCGTGTTGCGGCAACTGACCGGGGCGGGCGGCACGATGAGCCTGAGCGGACTGGAGCGGGCCACCGGCCTCGCCCGCTCCACGGTCGACCGCATCACCGCGACCCTCGCCCGCATGGGATACGTCCGTCTCGACGGCCGCGACGCGGTCCTCACCCCCCGCGTCATGGCACTGGGCAACGCCTACCTGGGGGCGTTGCGCCTGCCCGCGCTGCTGTCGGCCCGAGCGGACAGGCTGGCCGACGAACTGGACGAGTCCGTCTCCCTGGCGGTGGCCGACGGCGACGGCATCCGCTTCATCCACCAGGCGACCCGGCGCCGCGCGATGTCCCTGAGCTTCCGCATCGGTGACCTGCTCCCGGCCGAACGCACCGCGCCCGGCCCGTTGTTCGCGACGGAATGGACGGACGACGTGTGGCAGTCCTGGCGCGCACGCAGAGCGCGCGACCCGAGGAACAGCGACTTCCCGACCGTCCCGCCGCTGCCGTCCCGCCAGAACACGCGGAGCACGCGGAGCACGCGGAACACGCGCAGCGATGACGAGGACTTCGCCGACAGGGCGGCACGGGCCGCGGCGGACAACTGCGCCCTGGACGACCAGCTGATCGAACCAGGGCTGGTGGCGATCTCCGTCCCCGTGAGGGATCCCCGTACGGGCCGGATCGCGTGCGTGGCGAACGTCGTCAGCCATACGAGCCGGCACACGTCGGCGGACCTGCGCGACACGCTCCTCCCCCGCCTTCGCACGGCCGTGACGGCGATGGAGGAGGACCTGCGCCGCGCGCCGCGCCCCGCGCCGGGGCCGCCTCCCGCGGGCCTCGCGACCTGGACGGGCGCGTCCAAGCAGGAACTGGGCCGCGAGTTCATCGAATCCCTGGCCCGGGGGCTGACCGTCCTGGCGGCGTTCGACGAGGGCAGGGCGGAACTGACCCTCACGGAGGTCGCGAAGGCGACCGGCCTGGCCAGGGCGACGGCCCGCCGCGCCCTGATCACCTACGAGCACCTGGGCCTGGTGGCGCCCGCCTCCGACCGCGGCTTCGCCCTCACCCCCCAGGTCCTCTCCCTCGGCTTCCCACCCCTCTCCCGCACGTCCCTCCCCCGGATCGCGGCCCCCCACATGACGACCCTGGCGAGCGAGATCCGCGAAACGACGTCCCTGGCGGTCCTGACCGAACGGCGCGACGAGGTCCAGTACACGGCCCGAGCGACCGCGAACCACGTCATGAGCGTGGACATCGGCGTGGGCACGCGGCTCCCGGCCCACTCCACCTCCATGGGCAAGCTCCTACTGGCCGCGCCGACACCGGCCCACATGCTCGTCGACGAGGAACTGGAACAGGGCGTGCGCGCGATCGCCGTCCCGATCCGCGACCGGGAGGGCCGGGTGATCGCCGCCCTGAACGCGGCGACCCATGTCGCCCGCCGCACGGCCGAGGAATGCGTCCACGACATCCTCCCCGCCCTGCTCTCCACCGCCACCCACATCGAGACAGACCTCCACACAGCAGCCCGCTTCACCCATGTCCCCCTGACCTGA
- a CDS encoding mobile element transfer protein: MTANRRFRNVTRIGPVQVGTAYDHRGREKHTAACTAPRCNFSADYDSRAAAELAARTHRCPVR; the protein is encoded by the coding sequence ATGACCGCCAACCGCCGCTTCCGCAACGTCACCCGCATCGGCCCCGTGCAGGTCGGAACCGCCTACGACCACCGCGGCCGCGAGAAGCACACCGCCGCCTGCACCGCCCCGCGCTGCAACTTCTCCGCCGACTACGACAGCCGCGCCGCCGCCGAGCTCGCCGCCCGCACCCACCGCTGCCCCGTCCGCTGA
- a CDS encoding tyrosine-type recombinase/integrase: protein MANKKGQRRSFGSVRQLKSGRWQVRYRDPETGQLRPAETTYATKSDAQVALTHIEADITRGQWSDPDAGAVNFAEFATAWLRDRKLADRTRERSESVMRLHILPTFGAGTVADVTTARVRSWRGKLLAAGVGEPTVVKAYQLLRALMNTAVDDELIRRNPCRIKGADRYDVPERPILSAAEVFAVADSIAPRYRLLVLLAAFTTLRFGELAALRRRDVDLERLTVSVRRSQAELQDGRLFDKAPKSAAGVRAVSFPAELLDDVTRHLDHFAASGRDGHVFVGPQGGQLRRSNFRDDWVSARKAAGVTSELHFHDLRHTGNTLASTAGASTRELMTRMGHSSSRAALIYQHMTSDRDRAIADRLGAMIREGGGEAVSD, encoded by the coding sequence ATGGCCAACAAGAAGGGTCAGCGCAGAAGCTTCGGCTCGGTCCGACAGCTCAAGTCCGGTCGCTGGCAGGTTCGCTACCGCGACCCCGAGACGGGGCAACTTCGTCCGGCCGAGACGACGTATGCGACCAAGAGCGACGCCCAAGTCGCGCTCACCCACATCGAGGCCGACATCACGCGCGGCCAGTGGTCGGACCCGGACGCCGGGGCGGTGAACTTCGCGGAGTTCGCCACGGCATGGCTGCGGGACCGGAAGCTTGCCGACCGCACCCGTGAGCGGTCTGAGTCCGTCATGCGGCTGCACATCCTGCCCACCTTCGGAGCCGGGACCGTGGCTGACGTGACGACGGCTCGTGTGCGTAGCTGGAGGGGGAAGCTCCTCGCGGCCGGCGTTGGTGAGCCGACGGTGGTCAAGGCGTACCAACTGCTGCGGGCCCTGATGAACACGGCCGTGGACGACGAACTGATCCGGCGCAACCCGTGCCGTATCAAGGGCGCCGATCGCTACGACGTGCCCGAGCGGCCGATCCTGTCGGCTGCCGAGGTCTTCGCCGTCGCCGACTCCATCGCGCCGCGCTACCGGCTGCTCGTCCTCCTGGCCGCGTTCACCACTCTGCGGTTCGGCGAACTGGCCGCCCTCCGCCGTCGGGACGTCGACTTGGAGAGGCTGACCGTCAGCGTCCGTCGGTCTCAAGCCGAGTTGCAGGACGGCCGGCTCTTCGACAAAGCGCCGAAGTCCGCCGCCGGCGTTCGTGCCGTCTCGTTCCCCGCCGAGCTGCTCGACGACGTGACACGCCACCTGGATCACTTCGCCGCGTCTGGCCGCGACGGGCATGTCTTCGTCGGTCCGCAGGGCGGCCAGCTCCGGCGGAGCAACTTCCGCGACGACTGGGTGTCGGCCAGGAAGGCCGCGGGGGTCACGTCGGAACTCCACTTTCACGATCTCCGCCACACCGGCAACACGCTGGCCTCGACTGCCGGTGCCAGCACCCGTGAGTTGATGACCCGCATGGGCCACAGCAGCTCACGCGCCGCGCTGATCTACCAGCACATGACCAGCGACCGTGACCGGGCCATCGCTGATCGGCTCGGAGCGATGATCCGTGAGGGTGGGGGAGAGGCCGTCTCGGACTAG